The Balaenoptera acutorostrata chromosome 6, mBalAcu1.1, whole genome shotgun sequence genome includes the window GCTAGCCTTCTAAGATATTTGGACGAATGGAAACTTGACTCTCTAAAACTTGGTATTATATCATCAGCATGtggattttctcttttccctccttgCTTTACTCACCTCCAAAGTAAATGTCATTTGCTGGAAACAAATCATCCTTCATCAACCCCGTCTGTACACATGATTTATCTACTATGGGGATGACCTTTTGTCATTTGGAATATGATCAGAGGAGCGGCATTTGGCCAGCTCGTTTGGAAGAGCCTAACATCATCCCATCACTGAAGAAAGCTCACAAATCTTGTTGTACATATGAGAGCTCTGCTTTCCAGGGAAGCAAGCCTCACTGAATTGTAGAGCTCTACACCCTCCCCttttgagatgaggaaactgaggacaggGAGGTAGGGAGTGAGGTTTCACAGTTAATCATGTAGGATCACAGTTAATTATTAGCAGATCTGGGACTAGAATCTAAATCTAAATCTTCCATTCCACTATGCTACACTATTAGTAGGAGCCTTGGGTAGGTTCATATCAGAACTCCAGACTGTGGGTTCTAACATATCCAATGTTAATGTTGAAAATATCCACTTTCTAATATAGGAAAAACTGGTTATATTTGCTTAATGTCTTTAAAGGCATTACAAacaatctactttaaaaaaataaggaaagcatACACCCAGTTCTTTCCTATGCACATATGTCAACGTGTTCACTGATCTTAGAAGACCCAATCAGCATTTCCAGGGATTCAGGGATTTTCCAAGGATTTAGTCTAGCACATCAGAAACACAGATATTTGAGTAAATggcataaattattataaaaggcaaacaccaaagaaaatgacaaaagtaaCTAATATACTAAGTGCAAATTAAGCAAGGCATGCAGAAAAACTGAAGCTTGAAAGAGGCAGTGCTGGGCTGTGGAAAGGGCATGCATTTTGCAACTGGAGAGGCTTGTCCTCACGTTGCTACCTTTAGCTGTGTGTCTAAATTGTTATTATAACTCAAATTATCTGCACCTCAATTCCTctagctgtaaaatggggcaataaTGCCAGGTCCTGAAAGAACTTTTGTGGCATTGGAGCAAGTTTCAGTGTTAGATGCTCAGATTTAGCTAGAACCAGTGGGATTTCAGTGAGGGTTGACACTCTTCAGCCAAGTCTCATTTCCTCCCCTGCATACATGGACGGCTTCCTTCaaaatttgaaggaaaattttcctcttaaaaaaatagTGATCCTAACCACCTCACATGGTTGTGATGCTGAAATAAGATACGCTTTACAAACCACTTAGGacaataggtgttcaataagGGACAAGTAACAAGAATGACGATGACGAATCTTCCCAGGAACGTGAACAATGACTACTCCTTAAAATCAGCCTCTCAGGGGTATTAAGACTAAATCTAGATTAGGAGATAACTAAGACCACACCAAATTTCTTGGACTACGTCTTTCTTACTGGACTACCGTCTTTCTTACTGGACTATGTCTTTCCAACCTTTTAGCACCCAcccgttgttttttttttttttctgttttgttgtttttatgttttgtttttttaagctggGGACATGGAAGGAATGGAGAAAGCAATGGCCGTTAAACAAGGCAGGGGAAAGATGAGGGAACAAAGCAAGCCAGGTGGCATGACCCAGGAAGGGGAGGAGCAGCGTCTGTCGGGCTGGGGAAGTGGGTGGGAAAGCCCGCCGGCCGTGGTGCTCACCGCGGCCCACCACCAGGCGTGGGGGATGCTGGTGAAGTTGGTCCCACGCACGTCGTGCTCCACGGAGTAGACGGCCTCAGAGAAGGTGAAGATGCCCATGGTGATGAAGAGCAGCAGGCAGCCCACCTGCTGGTAGCACTGGCGCAGCGTGAAGCCGAAGGCGCGCAGGCCGGTGGAGTGGCGCGCCAGCTTGAGGATGCGGAAGATGCGCAGGAGGCGCATGACGCGCAGCACCTGGCCCACGCGGCCCATGGTCTCGAGGTCGTGCTCGTGCAGCGAGCCCTTGCCGCGCACCTGGTCCTCGCTCGTGAAGCACTCGAGCAGCAGCTGCAGGTAGAGTGGCAGGATGGCCACCAGGTCCACCAGGTTGAGGGCGCTCTGCGCGAAGCGCCGCAGGTCGGGCGTGGAGGCCAGGCGCAGCAGGAACTCGAGCGTGAAGAAAGCCATGCATAGCATCTCCACGTGCTCCAGAAAGGGCCGCGGGTTGCCGCCGCCCACGCCCTGCTCCGCCTGCTGCTGCATCTCCTCCACCGTGTTGAGCGCCAGCGCCACGACGGAGATGAGCACGAAGAGGCTGGAGGCCACCCCGATGGCCTTGGCGGCCACCGACGAGAAGGGCTTCTCCATGAGGTTCCAGAGGCGGCGCCGCTGCGGCCCGTAAAAGCGCATGTCTCGGAAGAGCTCCTCGGCCTCCTCGGCCTGCGCCTGGGCGCGCAGCTCGCGCTGGATCTTGAGCTGTTCACACAGCTCGTCGCGCCTCTCCTCGAAGCAGATGAGGCAGCAGCGCGGCGAGTACTTGAGCCGCACGCCCCAGTAGCCCAGTTCCTCCAGGAAGCAGCGCGGGCACAGCTCGTCGCGCACCAGCAGCACCCCGGACGCGTAGAAGTTGTAGATGAGCTGGAAGACCTCCGGGTCGCGGTCAAAGAAGTATTCGTCCGTCTGCGCCTCGTAATCGTCGCACAGGCCCAGCTGGCGGCTGCGGCTGGTGGAGGTGACCAGGCGCCCCAGGCGCGTCTTGGGGTAGCTGGCCAGCTCGGCGTACTCCAGGTGGTAGCTGTGGCCGCCCACGTTCACGTTCAGAGTGGAGGACACGACCGGAGCGTCGGTGCTGCCTTCGCCGTGGTTGGTGGTGGCCTCTCCGGGCTGCTGGTCCTCCGCTGCCAGGTCGTCCTTccactgctcctcctcctcctccccatcctcgtCCTCGTCGATGTAGTAGTTATAGTTGCCCTCGGTCCACGACGGGACGCTGGCCTGCGAGCCCAGGCGGGTCCCCACGGAGCAGATGCTCCTGCGTTGTTGGCTGCCCACTGCCTGGGATGCGTCTTCACTCTCCGCAGTATGCCAGGACCTGTAGCCCCAAGACCGCCTCCTCTCATTCTGTTTCAGCATGGCTGGAGGAAGTGGACCCTTGCTTTTCCCTCCTGGTTGTGGTAGGGTCCCCAGCCTGCTCACTGCCACTGGTAGATGGATCACGTGCTGCACCGTTGTAGAGAGACCGGCCTGGACCAGCAGACCTGGGGTCCGCAGCCTCGCCCTCAGAGCTCTCCCTCCTCAAGCCCtgggcagcccagcccagcccagcctgccgGGTCTGAACGCGTAGGCAGACGGCTGTTGACTGCTCTAATCTTGCTGATAGGGAAGAAGTGTTAGGAGGGATTTAGAGCCTCTTAGCCAgtttcctccccctctccctccactcTGTGACCTAGGGGATGATTATGTGTCTTAAATCTGTAGATAATGAGAAGGTGGCAGAGATGATTGCTAATAAAAATGTCGGCCAACCCTGCCCTTAGGAAGTGCCCAGTGTCCCTGTGCTGAGATGAAATCAACTGAATTTGCTATAGAATGTATGTGCCTGTGTCTTGACACTTAACTGTTGAAGTTGCAGCCTCTGCCCTAGGTAAACCCACCATGAACAGGGACAGAGATAGCAACAGAATGCTTAAAGTGGACCTCCTGACCAGTCACTTTTCCTCTCAGCATTTATCTTTTGTTTAGATCCTAGAAGATCTCAAATGATCTCTTCCCATCCAGTCACATgatcaatttttttcccccaaatgtatTCCTCTTAGCAGCACTGCTCTGGAGTCTAGTCTGATGTTTAAAtctgtctcagtttctttctctctctttgtctctgtctctctctccctcccttctcttaaAGGATAAGGACACGTTTCAAGGTAGAATCTCAGGATGGGTGGGTAGATGTTCTTAGGGTATTGCAGCCCCGCTCAGCTGCTATATATGGTGACCAGACTTCCTTCCAAGGAAAAAGTCTTCATCACTCTTCAAgacatcacttaaaaaaaaaaaagtctcctgccATGtgtaaggcactgtgctagatgctagATGCTGGAGATGGAAACTTGACAGAGACATAGTTGTGGCCCTCAAGTTGCTCATGGTTTTATAGGTGATATAAATACTTACATATGCAAGCACAACAAAAAAAGTGAGTGAAAAATACAGAGGTagcagagaagaggaagggatTTGTTTCAAGCAGGAATTTGTTACTGAATTCAATTTATTTTGAATAGCTAATACACATTCACTACAAAAtattcaaaaggtacaaagatGCGTTACGGTAGAAAATTTATTTCTCCCCCAACTCGAATTCCTAGCTATCGAGTGTGCCTCTGAGGTTTTGGTTACCCTTCCAGAAATACTCTAAACATATATATGCAAAACCCTGTCTCCATCTATCATCCAAATAACTCTTTATTACTAACACAAATTACAGTATGTTATTCACTTTGCTATTTTCCCATTAACCATGTATCTTAGAGGTGTTTTCATATTTGAACATAAATATCTGCCTCATTTTGAAAATAGCCACTAAGTAGTTTGATAGTGACAGAATTCAGGTTGTTTTCTACCTTGGCTCTTATAAACGATGATGTAATGAATAACCTGATACCTACACTATTTTACATGTGTCAGGATATATGAAAGATCAATTATTACAGGTGGAGCTGTTAGGTCAAAAAccacatttgtaattttgattgaTAATGCCAAATTTCCTTCATGAAAGTTTTACCAGTTGACAACTCACCATCAATGTATGAGAGTGTATTATCACACTCCTTGAGCTCtgcccattttatacatgaaaaaTGATGTGtgagttaattttaatttgtatttctcttactATGAATGcaactgagcatcttttcatgtgattaagAGCTactatatttctctatttttcactGAGTTGTTgatattttcttactgatttgttgGAGAGCTTTCTATATTATGAAAACAGACACTTTGCCTGTGTtatgaattacaaatatttttcctgttatcCTTTGGTGAGATTTTttccatgtaaaatatttattttatgacttctGGGTGTTATATTAGAAATGTCTTCACCTCTCTATCATTCTTAAAAAACTTACttgttatagttttatttttcatgtaaggATTTGATCCATCAGGAATTAATTTTGATGTCGAGAGTGAAGTAGAGACCCAACTTTATTTTCTGGGCTTTTATCCAGATGTTAAATGCATTAATTGAATAATCTGTTATTTCCTCGTGGATTTGTAGCGCTATCTTTATCATGTAGTTCAGTTCTAACTATGCTTCAAAGGTGTTGGGACAGGTAACAGTTGCTACAAGGTCTGCACCTGATAGATTAACACTGGCAGATGGTGTTTGGCTTCCAACGGGGGTCAGACCTGTGAGCTTCCAGTAAAGCCTGCTGCAAGGCCTGGCCTCTGAGTTGCTCGCTGCATTTCTAGGGTTCTCCAGTCGGCATACAATATCGATGTTGTCTCTCCAGACACACACTTGGCCATTTTCCAACGCCATCTCTTCTTTAGATTGTGCTGAGTACAGTCACAGGAGTTTTCATGTGGTGCCGAAAGTCACCTTTTTCCTTCAGAATGAATTATCCTATTATAAAAAGTGAAAGCATcactatttttatgtttttaatttcctctctTTCTATTGCAATCATGTACTACTTTTTAACCTAAACCTTTAACACTCTTACCGCTTTTGCACTTAAAAACCATAGAGTTAGTAATGTTTGTTAGGAGTCTCAGAGTCAAGACACAAGCACCACAACCATGAAGTAGATTGAGGAGTTTTGCTTTGCTGGACCACGGTTAGGTGACCGGTACTCCCAACATGTGCATGTGTCGGTGTGGGCACGTGGCTTGGATTTTCTCTGATGTGTATATATGCAAGTGCAACGGTAGGTGAGTGTCCATATACGGAGACACTTCTTAACAAAGAGAACTGTCCAACCAGGGGATGGATTTGTTCTTAGAGCAGTCAGCTCCTCCTGCCTGCGTGCATGTAAGCATCTGTAGGGCATGCTGCAGAGGGAGACCCGCGTGGGTGGAAAGGTGGGCTGGTTGATCTTCAAGCCCCATTCTGCCTTGAGATTTCTAAGATTATAAGTCTTTGCTTGATGTTCCATTTGTCTAGAATTCTCCACTGCCCTTCTTCTGCCTAAGTCCTTGTTCTTCAAAAGTCAGCTCAGATGTCGCCTTCTCCCTCAGAGACCCTTGTCTGACATCCCTCTATTTCCCCGAGATGGGTGAGCTGCCCCTTCTCAGTGTTCTCATTTAAGATAGCACATCCCACTAGCTTACAATCTGAGGCACTTCTGTTAATGAAGAGTGATTTTCCCATTATAAAAGTTATATACGTGcactaaagaaaaatttaaaaaatagaaaacagaatacTAATAATCCATACATTAATAACAGTATCATGCCCAGATACTGTACTATGATAATATCTACAACAACCTATCACACAGGTTTtataattattcctattttacagatgaggaaactgagacacagagaagttaagtgacttatccaaggcTACACAGATAGTAAATGGTGGATCTGGGCTCTGCTCCAGACTAAACGTCATGTCATGCTATAAAATAGCATATACATGAAAATCACCTAAATCTCACTATCAAAAGACTATTGTgcttgcttcggcagcacatatacaaaaaaaaaaaaaaaaaagactgtcattATCAATATTTTAACTTGTCTCCTtccatttaattatatatatatatatatatatatataattatatatgtatacttaacaTGATTGTGGTCATATTAGACATAAAATTATGTATCCTGcctttttcattcaacattttaaCATAagcattttcagtattttaaaaaacactgtaagcattattttaaatggcTACAAAATATTCCATATTGTGAGTATAGCACCCATAACATAACCAAATATCTTTTattgaaatagttatttttccaTATTCTGCTATTTTCACTAATGATGTGATAAAAGGCTTTGTATTTGAAaggttgttggtttgtttgtttttgtattctgGGTTATTCCTTGAGGTAGTTTTGCCAGAGGTTTTAGGCCATTGTCTCTTAATTTTCAGCCTTCCCATGGGCCGTTCCTGCTGTTCCTTCTGTTTAAGATACTCTTTCTCCACACCACCCTGTCTCCTTCCTCTGGCTAACTCCTGTTCATCATTTAATAGATGGAAAGCTATCTCCCCTTATCCTCCCTCTAGGAATGCCTTCCCTAGTCTCCTAAGGCTGAATTCACCTCCCCTCACTTGTGATTCTATAGCAGCTCTCTCTACTTTGCCTATAACGGCACTTCTCACAAAAGCTTATCTGCCCATAAACAAAACAGGACAGTAAGTTCCAGAAGGGCTGGACAGTGTCTGCTCTGTTTACTGTTTTTCCCCAGGGTCTaggccagtgcctggcatatagcaggcCTCAAAATATACTAGCTGAATGATGGAAATACTGCATACATATTGCCAACCTGCTTTCCAATTTGCCTCACTTTACACTCTAACCAATAAAATATGGGAGTGTCTCTTTCAGCATGCCTTCGCTATGACATCATTACTATTATCGTTCTTTGTTAATCAATAGGTGAAAATGAcattgcatttttgttttaacaaGTGCTATAGTAATTATTTACTTATGTGTTCCCCGATAGCTCCTGAAGTCTTCTAGGGTAATGACAGCCTTGTAGAGTATCCAGTCTGTAGCagattaaaagatatatattgaAAAGATATGCAAGATCTCTCTGTATTagttcttacaactgcatgtgaatctaggATTATCTCAAAAGAAAGTGTTAAAAAGTATCTATGCTCTGTACTGACATGGCCCCAAGTCCTACtttgaagggaaagaaaactaGTGAGCTCTGAGGCTCAGTGGCTGGGAACCGTGCTATGAGTCACACTTCCTTGGTGACAGAGATTTATAGGCAGCAGGGTACAATGGGAAGAATATTGGAATTCAAGCCGACTCGACTTTGCGTTCTGGTTTCAAAGctttgggcaaatttcttaacatcttttcgtctcagttttctcatctgtaaaatgtgttgCTAGAGGATTTCctgtgaatataaaaaaagaatgcccctctgctttattttcaatTGGCCTGCATATGCCCAAATCGTGGCCTATAATACTCATCAAAAGATAGTCATCTCTCCCTCATCCAGCCACCTCCTTCCCCAGTTCCTGATTATACACCTACAACACACaaatttttaacacatttttagcACCTGTAGAGTTTCTCAGCACAGAAATAATGGTCATATTCACCATCCACCATTAAAATGAATCCCTTTATGTTAAGGCAGTGCTGACTAACAGAAATTTCTGTGTTGATAGAAATAATCTTATGGCTGAAAATATGACTAGGGCCACTgaggaacagaattttaaattttatttaatattaattaatttatatttaaatgtaaatgatcacaagtggctagtggctaccatttgGATAGGGCAGAGTTAAGATATTATCTGTGTCTGAATCAGTGTCTTTTAAATATGCAGAGCCCCAAGGAGCAATGAACTTTTAAGACACTAAGCCCACGGTCATAGGAGTTTGCCCCCATAAACTGGCCTACCACTTCCCAAACTAAAAGGGGATGAGACAGGGAGAAAGTAATTTTGAGAGGAATGAATGGAGCCATGGGATGAGATGGAGACGTGTGAGTAGGTAGAGGGCAGGCTGAGGGGTGGGGACATTTCACAACGGATTCAGATTCAGGATGGCTTGGGAAGAGAGTAGTATtaaaagggagaaactgaggcaaatgGTAAGAAGAACAAGATTGCTGAATATAAACACTTTGGCAAATTTACCCAGACCTAGCtctgaaaggcagagagagagaaaggacaagaaGTTTAGCATTTCCTTGGGAAGCTGCATTTCCTTCAAGACCTCTGTGGTCCCTGTCAGTGAATGACTAAGATTGAAATTGATGAGGATCTAGGTAATTAATACCCAAGCCAAAACaaagaaattacagaaacaaCAATCTCTCCAACTtccaataaaggaaaaaaaaaggttttgttttttaaggcctCTGTTAAGCCTGGTGAATTTCTTCCAATAATTGAATTATTGAGGTATTTGTTTACCTCCTTCTCTTTGAATTTACCTGTCTCATCATAGGTGAAATGTGGAATGAATGGGAACAGCGATTGATTGCAAAGTGTCTCAGTCAGTTGGAATTCTTGCTGCCCACATGAAAGTTGTCTGTGAGTTTGGAGAAAGGAAGagt containing:
- the KCNV2 gene encoding potassium voltage-gated channel subfamily V member 2, with protein sequence MLKQNERRRSWGYRSWHTAESEDASQAVGSQQRRSICSVGTRLGSQASVPSWTEGNYNYYIDEDEDGEEEEEQWKDDLAAEDQQPGEATTNHGEGSTDAPVVSSTLNVNVGGHSYHLEYAELASYPKTRLGRLVTSTSRSRQLGLCDDYEAQTDEYFFDRDPEVFQLIYNFYASGVLLVRDELCPRCFLEELGYWGVRLKYSPRCCLICFEERRDELCEQLKIQRELRAQAQAEEAEELFRDMRFYGPQRRRLWNLMEKPFSSVAAKAIGVASSLFVLISVVALALNTVEEMQQQAEQGVGGGNPRPFLEHVEMLCMAFFTLEFLLRLASTPDLRRFAQSALNLVDLVAILPLYLQLLLECFTSEDQVRGKGSLHEHDLETMGRVGQVLRVMRLLRIFRILKLARHSTGLRAFGFTLRQCYQQVGCLLLFITMGIFTFSEAVYSVEHDVRGTNFTSIPHAWWWAAVSISTVGYGDMYPETHLGRLFAFLCIAFGIILNGMPISILYNKFSDYYSKLKAYEYTAIRRERGNVEFMQRARKKIAECLAGSNPQPNPRQNN